The bacterium DNA window TTTCTTGGATAATGATTTGTCTGTGGGTTTCGAAACCAAGAAAAAGGCAGTTCCAACCACAACTGTAAACATTAATAATGGCCAATTGTTTAGCCAAAATAATTTCAAGAAACGTAACATTTTGTAGCTCCTTTTTTGAGACTGAAATGGAACAATCCAAACTGAACGACTTGATAATATAGTTCAGGGTGGAGAAAAAAGCAAGCACAACCTAAAACCCAATGTTCAAACCCCAAATCCCAACAAAATCCTAAATTTTTAATGACTAAAACGGTAGCGTTTTGGAATTTAAGTGATTAGGATTTTGTTGGACATTGGTCATTGGGTTTTGGGGTTTTAACAAATACATAGGCCGTTTTGGTGTACTATTAACGTATGGAAACTGAAGAAATTGAGGAAACAGAAGCCCCTGTTCTCGCGCCCGAAGCGGAGCGGGAAGAAGATGAGGCGGATGCTACGCTTCGGCCGTCATCTTTGCGGGACTTTGTGGGGCAAGACGGTATCAAAAAACATCTCGATATTTTTATCGCGGCGGCGAAAAAACGAAATGAACCCCTGGAACATGTTTTGTTTTCCGGGCCTCCTGGGTTAGGCAAAACAACTTTGGCGATGATTCTTGCCAAAGAAATGGGCGTGAATTTGCGTATCACTTCCGGGCCGGCGATTGAAAAAGCGGGAGACCTTGGTGCTATTCTTACCAATCTCGAAGAAAACGACATTTTGTTCATCGACGAAATTCATCGTTTGCATCGCACTGTCGAAGAAACGCTTTATTCGGCGATGGAAGATTTTGTTTTGGATGTGGTTTTGGGGCAGGGCCCGGCCGCGAAAACCGTCCGTTTGACGTTACCGCATTTTACAATCGTTGGCGCGACAACCCGTATTGGTTCGCTCACCGCACCACTGCGTGATCGGTTTGGCGTGGCGCATCGATTGCAGTTTTATGAACCATCCCACCTGATGACTATTCTCAAACGCTCGGCGCGAATTCTGGGTGTTAATTTGGGGAGCGAGGCGGCGGATAAGCTGGCACATTGCAGTCGCGGTACACCGCGCATTGCCAATCGTCTTTTAAAACGGACGCGTGATTTGGCGCAAGTGATGGATCAAACGGATCTTTCGATGACTGTCGTTCAAAAAACTTTGGATATGTTGGAAGTGGATCATTTGGGGATGGATCAAACAGACCGGCAGATTTTGGCAATTATTATTGATGTGTTTCAGGGCGGACCGGTGGGGGTGGAAACAATGGCGGCCGCCGTGCACGAGGAAGTAGAAACATTGGAAAGTGTGTATGAACCATATTTGATGCAACTGGGAATGATCCAGCGCACGCCACGGGGGCGCATTGCCACGGAGATGGCTTATAAACATCTGGGCAGGGAACAAAAAGTCGGACAAAACAAACTGATTTAGATCAGGGAATAAAAAGATAAAGAAGTCTCATGAAAGTCATTGACTTTTAATTTTCAATTATCAATTCCCAATTTTCAATTAATTATCAATTGTTCAATTATCAAAACGACGCCGTTGTCCGCCAACTGGCGGAGAAAATTGGAGTTTGAACATTGATCATTAATTGATAATTGGTTATTGAAAATTGATAATTTTTGAGTATTTTCTTTTGTAAAAACAAAAAAAACACAGTTGTGTTAAAATGTTGTTATGAGTCCCGTTCTTCTCGTCGCCTCTCTCCTCTTCGCCATCGTTCTTCTGTTTTTTGTCATTTACGGTTTCTTTTTGGTTTATCATTTGTTTGAGTTTTCTTTGAATAAGACAAGCTCGCTTATTTTGGTAGCGGTTTTTGTCGGTGTTTCGATTCTGTTATTGTTTACGATATTTATTTATTTGGCGCAAGTAAATTGGAGCGGTCCGTTGTTTTCTTTTTTCCAAATCTAAATGCATGACTTAAAAGCAAAACAACTGTTCTTCAAGATTCCCGGCGGTTACCACGACGATGAGGTGTTGTTGGCTTTTTTACGCCGGCATTGGTTTGTGATGTTTCTTAATGCCGTTATGTTTATAGTACTAATGGCGATTCCGATTGGCATTTACGCCCTTGTTCCGGCGCAATTATTAGGATGGATCCAGGGGACACCATGGGAGGGGATAATTGTTATGTTCTTTAGCGCCTACTATCTTATGATGTGGCTATTCTTTTTTGCGGCGCTGGTTGATTACTATTTGGATGTTTGGATTGTCACCAGCGAGCGTATTATCGATATTCTACAAATTTCTCTTTTTCGACACGTAGTGGCCGAACAGCGAATCGTGCGCGTGCAGGATGTGACGAGTACTGTACAGGGGATACTTCCAACATTCTTGAATTATGGCAACGTAAACATTCAAACCGCCGGTGAACAAGAACGTTTTGTTTTTGAACAGGTGCCTAATCCGGAAGGCGTGAAGAGAATTATTTTTCAGGCGTACGAAG harbors:
- the ruvB gene encoding Holliday junction branch migration DNA helicase RuvB, translating into METEEIEETEAPVLAPEAEREEDEADATLRPSSLRDFVGQDGIKKHLDIFIAAAKKRNEPLEHVLFSGPPGLGKTTLAMILAKEMGVNLRITSGPAIEKAGDLGAILTNLEENDILFIDEIHRLHRTVEETLYSAMEDFVLDVVLGQGPAAKTVRLTLPHFTIVGATTRIGSLTAPLRDRFGVAHRLQFYEPSHLMTILKRSARILGVNLGSEAADKLAHCSRGTPRIANRLLKRTRDLAQVMDQTDLSMTVVQKTLDMLEVDHLGMDQTDRQILAIIIDVFQGGPVGVETMAAAVHEEVETLESVYEPYLMQLGMIQRTPRGRIATEMAYKHLGREQKVGQNKLI
- a CDS encoding PH domain-containing protein — protein: MHDLKAKQLFFKIPGGYHDDEVLLAFLRRHWFVMFLNAVMFIVLMAIPIGIYALVPAQLLGWIQGTPWEGIIVMFFSAYYLMMWLFFFAALVDYYLDVWIVTSERIIDILQISLFRHVVAEQRIVRVQDVTSTVQGILPTFLNYGNVNIQTAGEQERFVFEQVPNPEGVKRIIFQAYEDGVRKFDGEAQTLDTESRRDGEGPLFEGKLHK